The following are encoded in a window of Deltaproteobacteria bacterium genomic DNA:
- a CDS encoding putative metal-binding motif-containing protein, whose translation MRVHRVGLVRGLVLGGLVLGGLGSVGIYLGCRGSVEVDNVETPQCTAGDDKDGDQYGKGCKAGPDCDDNNPLVHPYAPEQCNGRDDNCDGQLDEGLPKNPCGTCDPNCGWVGKEAAFPMDPAKDPNVRESGGVTLDPNGDLKLDGKRVDFHYLWVANTYDPAGQKSCDDRPRGDPRCRGTISKVDTVRLKEVARYFTVTCKSKEGAQGCLDANGQRIARDHNHTPSRTAVDYNFDVWVANRSVHGGQPSATKIANDPADCIDRNKNGKIDTSKDQNDDGKISLDCNGDGKADDGATVCGGALAGKPPEFLGDDDECILFTTNYAEDNDLGRSICLDGGKANVGASAAWVGTFNREKNRRGANLFYKINGESGKIEASVTMPAGHKSYGCMADSNHIIWSTDIYGSLAFLSTITNQAGPLLKAPWVPKAGREYHHYGITVDGDQRVWLGGYHSSWVLRYAPKRDNFDALSKGVWTRIDVPDGWVTRGIAADNRGKVWVAIESGAILRLEQSIPDGVHDMTGVKEGKDYWPIAAREVIGAGIDLAGHIWGVGKDNDTAARLDVDAQGNVVTPATGNTNKVTLGRNPYTYSDFTGYGLMTFLRPNGRYVYHHQPCKAGEKAIWQSVTWNATAPAGTSVSVRVRTGDSEASMGPWSAPFTSSPAFFGPGSPRAISPNPSAVMHVEVNLASQIKDVTPIVHDYTVGFVCVAKTG comes from the coding sequence GTGCGCGTACACCGTGTCGGACTCGTCAGAGGCCTCGTGCTGGGCGGCCTCGTGCTGGGCGGCCTCGGCAGCGTCGGCATCTACCTCGGCTGCCGGGGCTCGGTGGAGGTGGACAACGTCGAGACGCCCCAGTGCACCGCGGGCGACGACAAGGACGGGGACCAGTACGGCAAGGGATGCAAGGCGGGACCCGACTGCGACGACAATAACCCCCTCGTGCACCCCTACGCCCCCGAGCAGTGCAACGGGCGCGACGACAACTGCGACGGCCAGCTCGACGAGGGCCTGCCCAAGAACCCCTGCGGCACGTGCGACCCGAACTGCGGCTGGGTGGGCAAGGAGGCGGCCTTCCCGATGGATCCGGCCAAGGACCCGAACGTCCGCGAGAGCGGCGGGGTGACCCTCGACCCGAACGGCGACCTGAAGCTCGACGGCAAGCGCGTCGACTTCCACTACCTCTGGGTCGCGAACACCTACGACCCGGCCGGCCAGAAGAGCTGCGACGACCGACCCCGGGGGGACCCGCGCTGCCGCGGCACGATCTCCAAGGTGGACACGGTGCGCCTGAAGGAGGTGGCGCGCTACTTCACCGTCACCTGCAAGTCGAAGGAAGGCGCCCAGGGCTGCCTCGACGCCAACGGGCAGCGCATCGCCCGCGACCACAACCACACGCCCTCGCGCACCGCGGTGGACTACAACTTCGACGTCTGGGTGGCGAACCGCAGCGTGCACGGCGGCCAGCCCTCGGCGACCAAGATCGCCAACGACCCGGCCGACTGCATCGACCGCAACAAGAACGGCAAGATCGACACCTCCAAGGACCAGAACGACGACGGCAAGATCTCGCTCGACTGCAACGGCGACGGCAAGGCCGACGATGGCGCGACGGTGTGCGGCGGCGCGCTCGCGGGCAAGCCGCCCGAGTTCCTCGGCGACGACGACGAGTGCATCCTCTTCACCACGAACTACGCCGAGGACAACGACCTCGGGCGGAGCATCTGCCTCGACGGTGGCAAGGCGAACGTGGGGGCCAGCGCGGCGTGGGTCGGGACCTTCAACCGCGAGAAGAATCGCCGCGGCGCGAACCTCTTCTACAAGATCAACGGCGAGAGCGGAAAGATCGAGGCCTCGGTCACGATGCCCGCGGGGCACAAGTCCTACGGCTGCATGGCCGATTCGAACCACATCATCTGGTCCACCGACATCTACGGCTCGCTGGCCTTCCTCTCCACGATCACCAACCAGGCGGGGCCGCTCCTCAAGGCGCCGTGGGTCCCCAAGGCCGGACGCGAGTACCACCACTACGGCATCACCGTCGACGGCGACCAGCGCGTCTGGCTCGGCGGGTACCACTCGTCGTGGGTCCTCCGGTACGCGCCCAAGCGGGACAACTTCGACGCGCTCAGCAAGGGTGTCTGGACGCGCATCGACGTTCCCGACGGCTGGGTCACGCGCGGCATCGCGGCCGACAACCGCGGCAAGGTCTGGGTCGCCATCGAGTCGGGCGCGATTCTGCGGCTGGAGCAGAGCATCCCCGACGGCGTGCACGACATGACCGGCGTGAAGGAGGGCAAGGACTACTGGCCCATCGCGGCGCGCGAGGTGATCGGCGCGGGCATCGACCTGGCGGGTCACATCTGGGGGGTGGGCAAGGACAACGACACCGCCGCGCGGCTCGACGTGGACGCGCAGGGCAACGTCGTCACGCCGGCGACGGGGAACACGAACAAGGTCACCCTCGGACGCAACCCGTACACCTACAGCGACTTCACCGGCTACGGCCTGATGACCTTCCTCCGCCCGAACGGGCGATACGTCTACCACCACCAGCCGTGCAAGGCCGGCGAGAAGGCGATCTGGCAGTCGGTGACCTGGAACGCCACCGCGCCTGCGGGCACCTCCGTCTCGGTGCGCGTGCGCACCGGGGACTCCGAGGCCAGCATGGGCCCCTGGTCCGCGCCGTTCACCAGCTCGCCCGCCTTCTTCGGACCGGGCTCGCCGCGCGCGATCAGCCCGAATCCGTCGGCCGTCATGCACGTGGAGGTGAACCTCGCCAGCCAGATCAAGGACGTGACCCCCATCGTGCACGACTACACGGTCGGGTTCGTCTGCGTGGCCAAGACGGGCTAA
- a CDS encoding 3-oxoacyl-ACP synthase — MTLSAKIESLGVYLPDKSLTTEELLGACRHRPRLDFERITGIHERRVAEGEYSIDLAVKAAQRALKMSRYSAEDLDLLICTSISKHHRQDEFTFEPATAVLVRRAIGARRALCFDVVNACAGMLNGIYVLQGMLRSGAIRCGMVVSGEQNMPLAWTATREIRHRLDRQLASLSLGDCGAALILDGAEDDARGFRHLELITGAKHSHYCHSQPSSRGSGGVLITKAIGLQRKGAEHFPFYFKEAVHKSGWGLEELDHIIPHQVSVRAIRRGIKEVSRFMGCELPDRYLCCAEKYGNTTTTSHFLVLHEFILRGQIQPGHKLLFVSGASGIVITHATYAMDDLPDRYRRAQEAES; from the coding sequence GTGACCCTCTCGGCCAAGATCGAGAGCCTCGGCGTCTACCTGCCCGACAAGTCGCTCACCACCGAGGAGCTCCTCGGCGCCTGCCGGCACCGGCCGCGGCTCGACTTCGAGCGCATCACGGGCATCCACGAGCGCCGGGTCGCCGAGGGCGAGTACTCGATCGACCTCGCGGTCAAGGCGGCCCAGCGCGCGCTGAAGATGTCGCGATACTCGGCCGAGGACCTCGACCTCTTGATCTGCACCAGCATCTCGAAGCACCACCGGCAAGACGAGTTCACCTTCGAACCGGCCACGGCCGTGCTGGTGCGCCGAGCCATCGGGGCCCGCAGAGCCCTCTGCTTCGACGTCGTGAACGCCTGCGCCGGCATGCTCAACGGCATCTACGTGCTGCAGGGGATGCTGCGCAGCGGCGCCATCCGCTGCGGCATGGTCGTGAGCGGGGAGCAGAACATGCCGCTCGCCTGGACGGCCACGCGGGAGATCCGGCACCGCCTCGACCGGCAGCTCGCCTCGCTGTCGCTGGGCGACTGCGGCGCCGCGCTCATCCTCGACGGTGCGGAGGACGACGCGCGCGGCTTCCGTCACCTGGAGCTGATCACCGGGGCCAAGCACTCGCACTACTGCCACTCGCAGCCCTCGTCGCGCGGCTCCGGCGGCGTGCTGATCACCAAGGCCATCGGCCTGCAGCGCAAAGGGGCCGAGCACTTCCCCTTCTACTTCAAGGAGGCCGTGCACAAGAGCGGCTGGGGCCTGGAGGAGCTGGACCACATCATCCCGCACCAGGTCTCGGTGCGCGCCATCCGGCGCGGGATCAAGGAGGTCAGTCGCTTCATGGGCTGCGAGCTGCCCGACCGCTACCTCTGCTGCGCCGAGAAGTACGGCAACACGACCACCACCAGCCACTTCCTCGTGCTGCACGAGTTCATCCTCCGCGGCCAGATCCAGCCGGGGCACAAGCTCCTCTTCGTCAGCGGCGCCTCGGGGATCGTGATCACCCATGCGACCTACGCCATGGACGACCTCCCCGACCGCTATCGCCGCGCGCAGGAAGCGGAGAGCTAA
- a CDS encoding AAA family ATPase: MPKSLPPETDPFSQMFDRRDLILVTGKGGTGKSTLVAALAELAARRRGSAVAVEMSVHPHLPELLGPSTQVQTVCVDLEQAVPAAMGRLLRLPALVTRVFNNRFIRLFIRTSPAVREMILLDELHHLVEVNSRRRTPVIVDLPASGHALSFLDTPRAVNRMLRVGPLAQVAARVEALILDSSRCELVIVALPEELPINETIELVRRATEIGLASRTVIVNQVPSPSVDPEDRPLLDLLHREGDAQIGHFASIARSGLDGLDQARAQIERLRSALDDAVIELPFHLDTDPRRRVAALIRALVP, translated from the coding sequence ATGCCGAAGAGCCTCCCCCCGGAGACCGATCCGTTCAGCCAGATGTTCGACCGCCGTGACCTGATCCTCGTCACGGGCAAGGGGGGTACGGGCAAGAGCACCCTCGTCGCCGCGCTGGCCGAGCTCGCCGCCCGGCGACGCGGCTCGGCGGTGGCCGTCGAGATGTCCGTGCACCCCCACCTGCCGGAGCTCCTCGGACCGAGCACCCAGGTCCAGACGGTCTGCGTCGACCTGGAGCAGGCCGTCCCGGCGGCGATGGGGCGTCTCCTCCGGCTGCCCGCGCTCGTCACGCGGGTCTTCAACAACCGCTTCATCCGGCTCTTCATTCGCACCTCGCCCGCGGTCCGCGAGATGATCCTGCTCGACGAGCTGCACCACCTCGTGGAGGTGAACTCGCGCCGCAGAACACCGGTGATCGTGGACCTCCCGGCCTCGGGCCACGCGCTCTCCTTCCTCGACACCCCGCGCGCCGTCAACCGCATGCTGCGCGTCGGACCGCTGGCTCAGGTGGCGGCGCGCGTCGAGGCGCTGATTCTGGACAGCTCTCGCTGCGAGCTCGTGATCGTCGCGCTCCCCGAGGAGCTGCCGATCAACGAGACCATCGAGCTCGTCCGCCGCGCCACCGAGATCGGGCTCGCCAGCCGGACCGTGATCGTGAACCAGGTGCCCTCGCCGTCGGTGGATCCCGAGGACCGCCCGCTGCTCGACCTCCTCCATCGAGAGGGAGACGCGCAGATCGGCCACTTCGCGAGCATCGCGCGCAGCGGGCTGGACGGCCTGGACCAAGCGCGCGCGCAGATCGAGCGGCTCCGCTCGGCGCTCGACGACGCCGTGATCGAGCTCCCCTTCCACCTCGACACCGACCCGCGTCGCCGGGTGGCCGCGCTCATCCGGGCGCTCGTCCCATGA
- a CDS encoding thioredoxin domain-containing protein, producing MSDRTGSDRAPNRLIHEKSPYLLQHAHNPVDWYPWSEEAFARARAEQRPIFLSIGYSTCHWCHVMERESFENPEIAELMNRGFVNVKVDREERPDVDRVYMTFVQATTGNGGWPLSVFLTPELEPIVGGTYFAPFGRHGQPGFIQLLQHMTLAWEKQRDQIRKAATEILDQLRAAVARPDEPEMLDTETVFRGFKAFQGLYDRHNGGFGRAPKFPRPVAHNFLLRYFARTGDEEAARMVLATLRKMADGGIHDHLAGGFHRYSVDGEWHVPHFEKMLYDQAQLARSYVEGYQLSRDERLADVARATLDYVLRDLTDPETGAFYSAEDADSLIATGGTEKAEGAFYVWTEAELRAALGPRAEAFCRHYGVRAEGNAHDPHGELVGQNVLHVVQSLDDTARQVGRTALEVAALLEEARAILRERRALRPRPHLDDKVLCAWNGMMISALAHAAVVLDEPRYLAAAQRAARFLTTTLCDCAGPTCYRRYRAGERAVEGYLEDYVHLTEGLLDLYQADFDLAWLLLAERLTEHQLDLFSAPEEQGFYSTKGDDPSVLLRVKEDYDGAEPSPNSIAAQNLLRLGQLLDRPEWRQRAEHTVRAFSARLNEVPEVMPQMLVASDEMRHPAVHVVLTGERGDPRLLTLLEAVHRGFLPHKLVFLADEGAKRELGPRLPFILPMALDDGRPMAYVCLEQRCERPTSDAGDLLVLLGARTLTA from the coding sequence ATGAGCGACAGGACGGGGAGCGACCGCGCACCGAATCGCCTGATCCACGAGAAGAGCCCCTACCTCCTGCAGCACGCGCACAACCCGGTGGACTGGTACCCGTGGAGCGAGGAGGCCTTCGCGCGCGCCCGCGCCGAGCAGCGCCCGATCTTCCTCTCCATCGGGTACTCGACCTGCCACTGGTGCCACGTGATGGAGCGGGAGAGCTTCGAGAACCCCGAGATCGCCGAGCTGATGAACCGCGGCTTCGTGAACGTGAAGGTGGACCGCGAGGAACGCCCCGACGTGGACCGGGTCTACATGACCTTCGTGCAGGCCACGACCGGGAACGGGGGGTGGCCGCTCTCGGTCTTCCTCACCCCCGAGCTCGAGCCGATCGTCGGAGGCACCTACTTCGCGCCGTTCGGGCGCCACGGCCAGCCCGGCTTCATCCAGCTCCTGCAGCACATGACCCTGGCCTGGGAGAAGCAGCGCGATCAGATCCGCAAGGCGGCGACCGAGATCCTCGACCAGCTCCGCGCGGCCGTCGCGCGTCCCGACGAGCCCGAGATGCTCGACACCGAGACGGTCTTTCGCGGCTTCAAGGCCTTCCAGGGGCTCTACGACCGCCACAACGGCGGCTTCGGTCGCGCGCCGAAGTTCCCCCGCCCCGTGGCGCACAACTTCCTGCTGCGCTACTTCGCCCGCACCGGCGACGAGGAAGCCGCGCGCATGGTGCTCGCCACGCTGCGCAAGATGGCCGACGGCGGGATCCACGACCACCTCGCGGGAGGCTTCCACCGCTACTCCGTCGACGGCGAGTGGCACGTGCCGCACTTCGAGAAGATGCTCTACGACCAGGCGCAGCTGGCGCGAAGCTACGTGGAGGGCTACCAGCTCTCGCGCGACGAGCGCCTCGCCGACGTGGCGCGCGCCACCCTCGACTACGTGCTGCGTGACCTCACCGACCCGGAGACGGGCGCCTTCTACTCGGCGGAGGACGCGGACAGCCTGATCGCCACGGGCGGAACCGAGAAGGCCGAAGGGGCCTTCTACGTCTGGACCGAGGCGGAGCTGCGCGCGGCGCTCGGGCCCCGCGCCGAGGCCTTCTGCCGCCACTACGGGGTGCGCGCCGAGGGCAACGCGCACGACCCGCACGGCGAACTCGTCGGCCAGAACGTGCTGCACGTGGTGCAATCGCTCGACGACACCGCGCGGCAGGTGGGGCGAACCGCGCTGGAGGTGGCCGCGCTCCTCGAGGAGGCCCGTGCCATCCTCCGCGAGCGACGCGCGCTCCGCCCCCGCCCCCACCTTGACGACAAGGTACTCTGCGCCTGGAACGGCATGATGATCTCGGCCCTGGCCCACGCCGCGGTCGTGCTCGACGAGCCGCGCTACCTCGCCGCCGCGCAGCGCGCCGCGCGCTTCCTCACCACCACGCTGTGCGACTGCGCCGGGCCCACCTGTTACCGACGCTACCGCGCGGGGGAACGCGCCGTGGAAGGCTACCTCGAGGACTACGTGCACCTCACCGAGGGCCTCCTCGACCTCTATCAGGCCGACTTCGACCTCGCCTGGCTGCTCCTCGCCGAGCGTCTCACCGAGCACCAGCTCGATCTCTTCAGCGCCCCCGAGGAGCAGGGCTTCTACTCCACCAAGGGCGACGACCCGTCGGTGTTGCTCCGGGTGAAGGAGGACTACGACGGCGCGGAGCCCTCTCCCAACTCGATCGCCGCGCAGAACCTGCTCCGCCTCGGTCAGCTCCTCGACCGCCCCGAGTGGCGCCAGCGCGCCGAGCACACGGTGCGGGCCTTCTCGGCCCGACTGAACGAGGTCCCCGAGGTGATGCCTCAGATGCTCGTGGCGAGCGACGAGATGCGCCACCCCGCTGTTCACGTCGTGCTCACCGGCGAGCGCGGCGACCCGCGACTCCTCACGCTCCTCGAGGCCGTGCACCGTGGCTTCCTGCCCCACAAGCTCGTCTTTCTCGCCGACGAGGGAGCGAAGCGCGAGCTCGGCCCGCGGCTGCCGTTCATCCTGCCGATGGCGCTCGACGACGGACGACCGATGGCCTACGTCTGTCTCGAGCAGCGCTGCGAACGACCGACGTCTGACGCGGGCGATCTCCTCGTGCTCCTCGGTGCGCGCACGCTCACTGCGTGA
- a CDS encoding DUF2059 domain-containing protein yields the protein MTKAKLGVLGVVAVMGLALAPAPASADAAKLKEIRKLLQLTGAAKLGRQIMEQMLANFKQSFPKVPEKFWTDFLKKAKTEDLFEQIVPVYDKHLSLADIKGLITFYTSPVGKKFVAVQPQLVAESMEVGRSWGQKLATQVMGDLKKKGHIK from the coding sequence ATGACGAAAGCGAAGCTGGGTGTGCTGGGGGTGGTGGCTGTTATGGGGCTGGCCCTCGCGCCGGCGCCGGCCTCCGCCGATGCGGCCAAGTTGAAGGAGATCCGCAAGCTGCTCCAACTCACGGGCGCGGCCAAGCTCGGGCGCCAGATCATGGAGCAGATGCTGGCCAACTTTAAGCAGTCCTTCCCCAAGGTGCCCGAGAAGTTCTGGACCGACTTCCTGAAGAAGGCCAAGACCGAGGACCTCTTCGAGCAGATCGTGCCCGTCTACGACAAGCACCTCTCGCTCGCCGACATCAAGGGGCTGATCACGTTCTACACGAGCCCCGTCGGGAAGAAGTTCGTCGCGGTGCAGCCGCAGCTCGTGGCGGAGTCGATGGAGGTGGGCCGCTCGTGGGGCCAGAAACTGGCCACGCAGGTCATGGGCGACCTGAAGAAGAAGGGCCACATCAAGTAG
- a CDS encoding esterase, producing MARLWWTTAAILALVGGCTADLTVRPDGAPPRADQGGPPRVDQGGPPDGAPPRDLPPPAPDASTAPDQRHDAPPPDSGLPLGTPISAPRRQWTWVDFPDAVCDDGSPTGLGVNPGDGSALYVFLQGGGACWDYQTCYTLNIAVHGPYGSLQFDQAKKSFAGPFDRTDAANPFKDWNQAYIPYCTGDFHGGDKVADYVSGATTKRHHHKGHANIVAFLKRLAATFPAASKVVVAGSSAGGVGALLTYDTFHRYFPRAKLYLIDDSGPLFAGNSISTAQRQAWYQNWNLGALLDGPCPKCRNDLGELYSYLGQRWATDRLALISSVMDGILRGYYSLNKTTYEAAVTYLSQTIFPTRPAWRAFLLPGVLHVFLPTWDKTTVAGVDLRTWLNKMVADDPTWSSVGP from the coding sequence ATGGCGCGGCTCTGGTGGACGACGGCAGCGATCCTGGCCCTCGTCGGCGGATGCACCGCCGACTTGACCGTCAGGCCCGACGGAGCGCCGCCGCGCGCCGACCAGGGCGGGCCGCCGCGCGTCGACCAGGGCGGGCCGCCGGACGGAGCGCCACCGCGCGACCTGCCTCCGCCAGCGCCGGACGCCTCCACCGCCCCGGACCAGCGTCACGACGCGCCGCCGCCGGACAGCGGACTCCCGCTCGGTACGCCGATCTCCGCTCCGCGCCGCCAATGGACCTGGGTGGACTTTCCGGACGCGGTCTGCGACGACGGCTCGCCCACGGGGCTCGGTGTGAACCCCGGCGACGGCTCGGCACTCTACGTCTTCCTGCAAGGCGGCGGCGCGTGCTGGGACTACCAGACCTGCTACACGCTCAACATCGCGGTCCACGGCCCCTACGGCAGCCTCCAGTTCGACCAGGCGAAGAAGAGCTTCGCCGGGCCCTTCGACCGAACCGACGCGGCGAACCCCTTCAAGGACTGGAACCAGGCCTACATCCCCTACTGCACGGGGGACTTTCACGGGGGCGACAAGGTGGCGGACTACGTGAGCGGCGCGACCACCAAGCGCCACCATCACAAGGGACACGCGAACATCGTCGCCTTCCTGAAGCGGCTCGCGGCCACCTTTCCCGCGGCGTCGAAGGTCGTGGTAGCGGGCAGCAGCGCGGGAGGCGTCGGCGCGCTCCTCACCTACGACACCTTCCACCGCTACTTCCCGCGGGCCAAGCTGTACCTCATCGACGACAGCGGCCCGCTCTTCGCGGGCAACAGCATCTCGACGGCGCAACGCCAGGCCTGGTACCAGAACTGGAATCTTGGCGCGCTGCTCGACGGGCCGTGCCCCAAGTGCCGCAACGACCTCGGAGAGCTCTACAGCTACCTCGGTCAGCGCTGGGCGACCGACCGCCTGGCGCTCATCTCATCGGTGATGGACGGCATTCTGCGCGGCTACTACAGCCTGAACAAGACGACCTACGAAGCGGCGGTCACCTACCTCTCGCAGACGATCTTCCCCACGCGCCCGGCCTGGCGCGCCTTCCTGCTCCCGGGGGTGCTGCACGTCTTTCTCCCGACGTGGGACAAGACCACCGTCGCGGGCGTCGACCTGCGCACCTGGCTGAACAAGATGGTCGCGGACGACCCTACGTGGTCCTCCGTCGGGCCCTGA
- a CDS encoding long-chain fatty acid--CoA ligase — MTTRKTITQLLHDQAERYGDRVSHYHWERGQWRSMTWRQVRQVSREVAFGLWSLGCRKGDKVGLVSETRWEWTCIDGGCLGFGAVVVGIYPTSTPEQVAYILAHSEAKVVFVENAAQLAKLNELRDRFPALQAVVVIDPPDGGKPDGWLTLEGLREKGRALEGQEPALLDRAREAVLPEDVATLVYTSGTTGPPKGVVCTHRAFFDIADLSVRHLGFGDEDVSVVFLPLAHSLQRVSLYGGVRAGMTGYYAPSLDRLMETVQAARPTTMASVPRIFEKVHSRIVTGLAQQPERRRKLFTAAMKVGRARSRCLQERRPVPLHLRLGYALFDRLVFSKVRARLFGPRLRFLVSGGAPISRELLEFFHAMGILILEGYGLTETSAPATVNHPDDFRFGTVGKALKGVGIKIAPDGEILINGPGLFREYYKDPAATREAIDEEGWFHSGDIGELDADGFLRITDRKKDLIITAAGKNVAPQNIENLIKTDRHISQVMVHGDRRNYLVALVTLDADELAAWAKSNGKAGARLEQLAADPAVQGLVAKIIDEKNAQLARYETVKKFRVLAEDFTVENGMLTPTMKVKRRVIEKRYRSLLDEMYGEGG; from the coding sequence ATGACCACCCGCAAGACCATCACCCAGCTCCTTCACGACCAGGCCGAGCGCTACGGCGATCGCGTGAGCCACTACCACTGGGAGCGCGGCCAGTGGCGCAGCATGACCTGGAGGCAGGTGCGCCAGGTCTCGCGCGAGGTGGCCTTCGGGCTCTGGAGCCTGGGCTGCCGCAAGGGGGACAAGGTCGGACTCGTCAGCGAGACCCGCTGGGAGTGGACCTGCATCGACGGCGGGTGCCTCGGCTTCGGCGCGGTCGTGGTGGGCATCTACCCGACGAGCACCCCCGAGCAGGTGGCCTACATCCTCGCGCACAGCGAAGCGAAGGTGGTCTTCGTCGAGAACGCGGCCCAGCTCGCCAAGCTGAACGAGCTCCGCGATCGCTTCCCCGCGCTCCAGGCCGTGGTGGTGATCGATCCGCCCGACGGCGGCAAGCCCGACGGGTGGTTGACCCTCGAGGGCCTGCGCGAGAAGGGACGCGCGCTGGAAGGACAGGAGCCGGCGCTCCTCGACCGCGCGCGCGAGGCCGTGCTCCCCGAGGACGTGGCCACGCTGGTCTACACCAGCGGCACGACGGGCCCGCCCAAGGGGGTCGTCTGCACCCATCGCGCCTTCTTCGACATCGCGGACCTGAGCGTGCGGCACCTCGGCTTCGGCGACGAGGACGTGAGCGTGGTCTTTCTGCCCCTCGCCCACTCGCTCCAGCGCGTCAGCCTCTACGGCGGGGTGCGCGCGGGGATGACCGGCTACTACGCGCCGAGCCTCGACCGCCTGATGGAGACAGTCCAGGCCGCGCGGCCCACCACCATGGCCAGCGTGCCGCGCATCTTCGAGAAGGTGCACAGCCGGATCGTGACCGGGCTGGCTCAGCAGCCCGAGCGGCGGCGCAAGCTCTTCACGGCCGCGATGAAGGTCGGTCGAGCCCGGAGCCGCTGTCTGCAAGAGAGGCGCCCCGTCCCCCTGCACCTGCGCCTCGGCTACGCGCTCTTCGACCGGCTGGTCTTCAGCAAAGTCCGCGCGCGCCTCTTCGGCCCGCGCCTGCGCTTCCTCGTCTCGGGGGGCGCGCCGATCAGCCGCGAGCTGCTCGAGTTCTTCCACGCCATGGGGATCCTGATCCTCGAGGGCTACGGCCTGACCGAGACGAGCGCCCCGGCCACCGTGAATCACCCCGACGACTTCCGCTTCGGGACGGTGGGCAAGGCGCTCAAGGGGGTGGGGATCAAGATCGCCCCCGACGGGGAGATTCTGATCAACGGTCCCGGACTCTTCCGCGAGTACTACAAGGATCCGGCCGCCACGCGCGAGGCGATCGACGAAGAGGGGTGGTTCCACTCGGGCGACATCGGCGAGCTGGACGCCGACGGCTTCTTGCGCATCACCGACCGCAAGAAGGACCTGATCATCACCGCGGCCGGCAAGAACGTGGCCCCGCAGAACATCGAGAACCTGATCAAGACCGACCGCCACATCAGCCAGGTGATGGTGCACGGCGACCGCCGGAACTACCTCGTAGCGCTCGTGACCCTCGACGCCGACGAGCTGGCCGCCTGGGCCAAGTCGAACGGCAAGGCCGGGGCGCGCCTCGAGCAGCTCGCAGCAGACCCGGCGGTCCAGGGACTCGTGGCGAAGATCATCGACGAGAAGAACGCGCAGCTCGCCCGGTACGAGACGGTGAAGAAGTTCCGCGTGCTGGCGGAGGACTTCACCGTCGAGAACGGCATGCTCACGCCGACCATGAAGGTCAAGCGCCGGGTGATCGAGAAGAGGTACCGGAGCCTGCTCGACGAAATGTACGGGGAAGGAGGGTAG
- a CDS encoding ArsA family ATPase: MTAAGLKQVIDGAPLVVCVGPGGVGKTTLSAVLALHQAATGARSLVLTIDPARRLADALDVPGLTNDPVAISSFGKMHPGGTLSALMLDPSATFDHLIALLVADPDRRRALLENRTYQYVSRYLAGTLEYMAVERLHALTQGGAYDRIVLDTPPTSNAIDFLEAPDRLATFFSDQVISRFMPKQQTSWTSRLLNRASSSVLSLLNRVAGDTFVEDVVNFVSTFGDLFGQFRERGIAVGKTLRDPRTAFVIVCAPDQNRLAEARSIDERLQQAGCRAHAFIVNRVDAPFLSTPGDDALARATVLLGGAAERPRVQAFIERLEQLRRSYDSSAATHAQAVESLRAYAAPRPVFTAPRVPPGESPRAALLALYLGLFADTTDTTDATAAGAPPPLPPDDGARRSIFGRRRTDRP; encoded by the coding sequence ATGACGGCCGCCGGCCTCAAGCAGGTGATCGACGGCGCGCCGCTCGTGGTTTGCGTCGGCCCCGGGGGCGTGGGCAAGACGACGCTCTCGGCCGTGCTCGCCCTGCACCAGGCGGCCACCGGCGCGCGCTCGCTCGTCCTCACCATCGACCCGGCCCGCCGGCTGGCGGACGCGCTCGACGTGCCCGGCCTGACCAACGACCCGGTCGCGATCAGCTCCTTCGGCAAGATGCACCCCGGCGGCACGCTCAGCGCGCTGATGCTCGACCCGTCGGCGACCTTCGACCATCTGATCGCGCTGCTGGTCGCGGACCCCGACCGGCGACGCGCCCTGCTGGAAAACCGGACCTACCAGTACGTCTCGCGCTACCTCGCCGGAACGCTCGAATACATGGCCGTGGAGCGCCTGCACGCGCTGACCCAGGGCGGCGCCTACGACCGGATCGTCCTCGACACGCCGCCCACGAGCAACGCCATCGACTTCCTCGAGGCCCCGGACCGCCTGGCGACCTTCTTCAGCGACCAGGTGATCAGCCGCTTCATGCCCAAGCAGCAGACCTCGTGGACCTCGCGGCTTCTCAACCGGGCCAGCTCATCGGTGCTCTCGCTCCTCAACCGCGTCGCCGGAGACACCTTCGTCGAGGACGTCGTCAACTTCGTCTCCACCTTCGGCGACCTCTTCGGCCAGTTCCGCGAGCGCGGCATCGCGGTGGGCAAGACCCTCCGCGACCCGCGCACGGCCTTCGTCATCGTCTGCGCCCCCGACCAGAACCGGCTCGCCGAGGCGCGTTCGATCGACGAGCGGCTCCAGCAGGCCGGCTGCCGGGCGCACGCCTTCATCGTCAACCGGGTCGACGCGCCCTTCCTCTCCACCCCCGGGGACGACGCGCTCGCCCGCGCCACGGTCCTCCTCGGGGGAGCGGCGGAGCGTCCGCGCGTCCAGGCCTTCATCGAGCGCCTCGAGCAGCTGCGACGTAGCTACGACTCCTCCGCCGCGACGCACGCGCAGGCGGTCGAGTCGCTCCGGGCCTACGCGGCGCCGCGGCCCGTCTTCACGGCCCCCCGCGTCCCCCCCGGCGAGAGCCCTCGCGCCGCGCTCCTGGCCCTCTACCTCGGCCTCTTCGCCGACACGACCGACACGACCGACGCGACCGCGGCGGGCGCGCCCCCCCCGCTCCCGCCCGACGACGGAGCGCGCCGCTCGATTTTCGGTCGCCGTCGAACGGACCGGCCGTGA